Proteins co-encoded in one Alcanivorax sp. genomic window:
- the fba gene encoding class II fructose-bisphosphate aldolase (catalyzes the reversible aldol condensation of dihydroxyacetonephosphate and glyceraldehyde 3-phosphate in the Calvin cycle, glycolysis, and/or gluconeogenesis), with translation MALVSMRQLLDHAAEFGYGVPAFNVNNLEQMRAIMEAADQTDSPVIVQASAGARKYAGAPFLRHLILAAVEEFPHIPVVMHQDHGTSPSVCQRSIQLGFSSVMMDGSLGEDGKTPTDYEYNVDVTRRTVEMAHACGVSVEGELGCLGSLETGEAGEEDGIGAAGKLTHDQMLTDPEEAADFVQKTKVDALAIAIGTSHGAYKFTRPPTGDILAIEQIKAIHQRIPDTHLVMHGSSSVPQDWLAIINEFGGEIPETYGVPVEEIQEGIKHGVRKVNIDTDLRLASTGAIRRFLANNTAEFDPRKYLKESVAAMRDICIARYEAFGTAGNASKIKPINLEEMFQRYESGELDPRVK, from the coding sequence ATGGCACTAGTTAGCATGCGTCAGCTGCTGGATCACGCCGCCGAGTTTGGTTACGGCGTTCCGGCTTTCAACGTGAATAACCTGGAACAGATGCGCGCCATCATGGAAGCGGCGGACCAGACCGATTCCCCGGTGATCGTGCAGGCTTCTGCCGGCGCTCGCAAGTACGCCGGCGCCCCCTTCCTGCGTCACCTGATCCTGGCTGCGGTGGAAGAGTTTCCGCATATCCCGGTGGTCATGCACCAGGATCACGGCACCAGCCCGTCCGTGTGTCAGCGCTCTATCCAGCTGGGCTTCTCCTCGGTAATGATGGACGGTTCCCTGGGTGAAGACGGCAAGACCCCCACCGATTACGAGTACAACGTGGACGTGACCCGTCGTACCGTGGAAATGGCCCACGCCTGTGGTGTCTCTGTGGAAGGTGAGCTGGGTTGTCTGGGGTCCCTGGAAACCGGCGAAGCGGGTGAAGAAGACGGTATTGGTGCGGCGGGCAAGCTGACCCACGACCAGATGCTCACCGACCCGGAAGAAGCGGCAGACTTCGTGCAGAAGACCAAGGTGGATGCCCTGGCCATCGCCATCGGTACTTCCCACGGCGCCTACAAGTTCACCCGTCCGCCCACCGGTGACATTCTGGCTATTGAGCAGATCAAGGCGATTCACCAGCGTATTCCGGATACCCATCTGGTCATGCACGGTTCTTCCTCCGTGCCCCAGGACTGGCTGGCCATCATCAACGAATTCGGTGGCGAGATTCCGGAAACCTACGGGGTGCCGGTGGAAGAAATCCAGGAAGGCATCAAGCACGGTGTCCGCAAGGTCAACATCGATACCGACCTGCGTCTGGCGTCCACCGGGGCAATTCGTCGCTTCCTGGCAAACAACACCGCCGAGTTCGATCCGCGCAAATACCTGAAGGAATCCGTGGCGGCCATGCGTGATATCTGTATCGCCCGTTACGAAGCTTTCGGCACCGCCGGCAATGCCAGCAAGATCAAGCCGATCAACCTGGAAGAAATGTTCCAGCGTTACGAGTCCGGTGAGCTGGATCCGCGGGTGAAGTAA
- a CDS encoding glyceraldehyde 3-phosphate dehydrogenase NAD-binding domain-containing protein, with translation MRIAINGYGRIGRSFVRALAEREGAGWKAPFSLVAINDKGRPEDLLYLTRYDTTHGRLAAPAELIEGMLRIGQQAPRLLEQPEPERLPWGDMDVDLVLECSGHFRSHAGASRHLDAGAKKVIIGAVPFDQADQVVVFGVNHQAVSADDRILSAGSCTTHCIAPLLARLDDSFGVQQVLMKEIHAYTSDQTLLDHVHRDPRRGRAGAQNIVPTTSSAIGAVQQVLPQLEGKISGSSIRVPTLNVAMVELTLRLEQTPDEDSLNQWLHQQATASSGLIGYNDAPLVSVDFNHRPESAIVDVTQTRVQGDMVQVVAWYDNEWGYANRLLDWVAALAESQQH, from the coding sequence ATGCGCATTGCCATCAACGGCTACGGCCGTATCGGTCGCTCCTTTGTCCGTGCCCTTGCCGAGCGCGAGGGCGCTGGCTGGAAGGCACCGTTCAGTCTGGTGGCGATCAACGACAAGGGGCGACCAGAAGACCTGTTGTACCTGACCCGGTACGACACCACCCATGGGCGTCTGGCGGCGCCAGCGGAACTGATTGAGGGCATGCTGCGCATCGGCCAGCAGGCGCCGCGGCTACTGGAGCAGCCCGAGCCGGAGCGGCTCCCCTGGGGCGACATGGATGTGGATCTGGTGCTGGAATGCTCCGGTCATTTTCGCAGCCACGCCGGGGCCTCACGGCATCTGGATGCGGGCGCGAAAAAAGTGATCATCGGTGCCGTGCCGTTCGATCAGGCTGACCAGGTGGTGGTGTTCGGTGTGAACCATCAGGCCGTGTCCGCGGACGACAGGATCCTGTCGGCGGGGTCCTGTACCACGCATTGTATTGCGCCCCTGCTGGCGCGGCTGGATGACAGCTTTGGTGTGCAGCAGGTGCTGATGAAAGAGATCCATGCCTATACCTCGGATCAGACCCTGCTGGACCATGTCCACCGGGATCCGCGTCGGGGACGGGCAGGGGCACAGAATATCGTGCCTACTACCAGTAGTGCCATTGGTGCGGTGCAACAAGTGCTGCCGCAGCTGGAAGGCAAGATCAGTGGCAGTTCCATCCGCGTGCCCACCCTGAATGTGGCCATGGTGGAGTTGACGTTGCGTCTGGAACAGACGCCGGATGAAGACAGTCTCAACCAGTGGTTACACCAACAGGCAACAGCGTCCAGTGGCCTGATTGGCTACAATGATGCGCCGCTGGTGAGTGTGGATTTCAATCACCGCCCGGAATCCGCCATTGTCGACGTGACCCAGACACGGGTGCAGGGCGATATGGTGCAGGTGGTGGCCTGGTACGACAACGAATGGGGCTATGCCAACCGACTGCTCGACTGGGTAGCGGCGCTGGCCGAATCGCAGCAACACTGA
- the rpiA gene encoding ribose-5-phosphate isomerase RpiA, whose translation MDQDALKKQVAEAALRFVPEGEYIGVGTGSTANFFIDGLATMKDRIKGAVASSDATAERLKGHGIQVVSLNDVDRLPVYVDGADEVNAHREMIKGGGGALTREKIVAAVAGQFICIVDGSKQVKRLGTFPLPVEVIPMARSHVARKLVALGGQPQYRDGFVTDNGNIILDVHNLDILNPIELEEKINNIVGVVTNGLFAKRPANVVLVGENGSVNQY comes from the coding sequence ATGGATCAGGATGCACTGAAGAAGCAGGTCGCCGAAGCGGCGCTGCGCTTTGTTCCCGAAGGCGAATACATTGGCGTGGGTACCGGCTCCACCGCCAACTTCTTCATTGATGGTCTGGCCACCATGAAGGACCGCATCAAGGGCGCCGTGGCCAGCTCCGACGCCACCGCCGAGCGCCTCAAGGGCCATGGCATCCAGGTGGTCTCCCTGAACGACGTGGATCGCCTGCCGGTCTATGTGGACGGCGCCGATGAGGTGAACGCTCACCGGGAAATGATCAAGGGTGGCGGTGGCGCCCTCACCCGGGAAAAGATCGTGGCGGCGGTGGCTGGTCAGTTCATCTGTATCGTCGACGGCTCCAAGCAGGTCAAACGCCTGGGCACCTTCCCGTTGCCCGTGGAAGTGATTCCCATGGCCCGCTCCCATGTGGCCCGCAAACTGGTAGCCCTCGGCGGCCAGCCGCAATACCGTGACGGCTTTGTCACGGACAACGGCAACATCATTCTCGACGTCCACAACCTGGACATCCTCAATCCCATCGAACTGGAAGAGAAAATCAACAACATCGTTGGGGTGGTGACCAACGGCCTGTTCGCCAAGCGCCCGGCCAATGTGGTGCTGGTAGGCGAGAATGGCAGCGTTAATCAGTATTAG
- a CDS encoding metalloregulator ArsR/SmtB family transcription factor, which translates to MNAQAPSTPAVAEITDQLAGFLKAAGDPLRLQVLQVLGQSSFGVLELCDIMAMKQSGMSHHLKVLAKGGLVERRREGNSIFYRRRLPQPESREGALHGALLDELDDSALNGKVAERLEQVQNQRAEQSRAFFARHAEQLDEQQELIADYSQYAEQAAELLLRACPEGRNALEIGPGDGQFLAELANHFEQVIGQDNAEAMLAVARQTVAERQNVALVLGEWPASASTLPTVDAVVLNMVLHHLPSPASAIRAAAGQLNDGGTLLITDLCPHDQHWAHEACGDVWLGFEEADLVNWAGRAGLELQETQFLALRNGFQVQVRTFRKQLKV; encoded by the coding sequence ATGAATGCACAAGCCCCCTCCACCCCTGCTGTCGCTGAGATCACTGATCAGCTGGCAGGCTTCCTGAAGGCCGCGGGAGATCCCCTGCGGCTCCAGGTATTACAGGTGTTGGGGCAGAGCAGCTTCGGGGTGCTTGAGCTGTGCGACATCATGGCTATGAAGCAATCCGGCATGAGCCACCACCTCAAGGTGCTGGCCAAGGGCGGCCTGGTGGAGAGGCGCCGCGAAGGCAACTCCATTTTCTACCGCCGCCGCCTGCCTCAGCCAGAAAGCCGGGAAGGGGCCCTTCACGGTGCCTTGCTGGACGAACTGGACGATAGCGCTCTGAACGGCAAGGTGGCTGAACGGCTGGAGCAGGTACAGAATCAGCGTGCCGAGCAGAGTCGGGCGTTCTTTGCCCGCCATGCGGAGCAACTGGATGAACAGCAGGAACTGATCGCCGACTACTCGCAGTATGCCGAACAGGCGGCGGAGTTGCTGCTGCGGGCCTGCCCGGAGGGCCGTAATGCGCTGGAAATCGGCCCCGGCGATGGCCAGTTTCTGGCGGAGCTGGCTAACCATTTCGAGCAGGTTATCGGCCAGGACAATGCCGAAGCCATGCTGGCAGTCGCCAGGCAGACTGTCGCCGAACGGCAAAATGTGGCGCTGGTACTGGGAGAGTGGCCCGCCAGTGCCAGCACCCTGCCCACGGTGGATGCCGTGGTACTGAACATGGTGCTGCACCACCTGCCCTCCCCCGCCAGCGCCATCCGCGCCGCGGCCGGGCAGTTGAACGACGGCGGCACCCTGCTGATCACGGACCTGTGTCCCCACGATCAGCACTGGGCTCACGAAGCCTGTGGCGATGTCTGGCTCGGTTTCGAGGAAGCCGATCTGGTCAACTGGGCCGGCCGCGCCGGACTGGAATTACAGGAAACCCAGTTTCTGGCATTGCGGAACGGATTTCAGGTGCAGGTGAGAACATTTAGAAAGCAGTTGAAAGTTTAA
- the tkt gene encoding transketolase, which translates to MSSAPASRDLANAIRALSMDAVQKANSGHPGAPMGMADIAEVLWRGFMKHNPQDPTWADRDRFVLSNGHGSMLLYSLLHLTGYGVSIEDIQNFRQLGSPTAGHPEYGDAPGIETTTGPLGQGIANAVGMALAEKMLAGQFNRDGHTIVDHNTYCFLGDGCMMEGISHEACSLAGTLGLGKLVAFYDDNGISIDGEVEGWFTDDTVERFRAYGWQVIPNVDGHNAEEVQVAIENARANTTQPTLICCKTVIGFGSPNKQGKEESHGAALGDDEIALTRKELGWAHGPFEIPADIKQAWDASAAGAAAQSEWQQRFDAYKAAYPELAAEFLRRQAGELPANFAEQADAYIRECQEKGDKVATRKASQNALDAFGPLLPELAGGSADLAGSNNTLWKGCKAVTADDASGNYIHYGVREFGMTAVQNGLCLHGGLRPYGGTFLVFMEYARNAVRMAALMHQPNILVYTHDSIGLGEDGPTHQPIEQIANLRLTPNMRTWRPCDTVESAVSWKKAILRQDGPSSLIFSRQGLPCMERGSEQLAEIEKGGYTLLQTGEGTPDAIIIATGSEVELAVNAAKALSGKNIRVVSMPCVEEFLAQDAAYQESVLPSSVRARVAVEAAIADYWYRFVGLDGKVIGMTSFGASAPAGDLFKHFGITAEAVQEAVESLL; encoded by the coding sequence ATGTCCAGTGCCCCCGCCAGCCGTGATCTTGCCAATGCCATCCGTGCCCTGAGCATGGATGCGGTTCAAAAAGCCAACTCCGGCCACCCCGGCGCCCCCATGGGCATGGCCGATATTGCCGAAGTATTGTGGCGCGGATTCATGAAGCACAATCCGCAGGACCCCACCTGGGCCGACCGTGACCGCTTTGTGTTGTCCAATGGCCATGGCTCCATGCTGCTGTATTCCCTGCTGCACCTGACCGGCTATGGCGTCAGCATCGAAGACATCCAGAACTTCCGTCAGCTGGGTAGCCCCACGGCCGGTCACCCGGAATATGGTGATGCCCCGGGCATCGAGACCACCACGGGGCCGCTGGGCCAGGGCATCGCCAACGCCGTGGGCATGGCGCTGGCCGAGAAAATGCTGGCCGGCCAGTTCAACCGCGACGGTCATACCATTGTGGATCACAACACCTACTGCTTCCTGGGTGATGGCTGCATGATGGAAGGCATTTCCCATGAGGCCTGTTCGCTGGCGGGCACCCTGGGGCTGGGCAAACTGGTTGCCTTCTATGACGACAACGGCATTTCCATCGACGGTGAAGTAGAAGGCTGGTTCACCGACGACACCGTAGAGCGTTTTCGGGCCTATGGCTGGCAGGTGATTCCCAATGTGGACGGCCACAACGCGGAAGAGGTGCAGGTGGCCATCGAGAATGCCCGTGCCAACACCACCCAGCCGACCCTGATCTGCTGCAAGACCGTGATCGGTTTCGGCAGTCCCAACAAGCAGGGCAAGGAAGAATCCCACGGTGCCGCCCTGGGTGACGACGAAATCGCCCTGACCCGCAAGGAGCTGGGTTGGGCCCATGGCCCGTTCGAGATCCCGGCCGACATCAAGCAGGCCTGGGATGCCAGCGCTGCCGGTGCCGCCGCGCAAAGCGAATGGCAGCAGCGATTTGATGCCTACAAGGCGGCTTACCCGGAGCTGGCCGCCGAGTTCCTGCGCCGTCAGGCGGGCGAGCTGCCGGCGAACTTTGCCGAGCAGGCGGATGCCTATATCCGTGAATGTCAGGAAAAGGGCGACAAGGTGGCCACTCGCAAGGCTAGCCAGAATGCCCTGGATGCCTTTGGCCCGCTCTTGCCGGAGCTGGCCGGTGGTTCCGCTGATCTGGCCGGCTCCAATAATACCCTGTGGAAAGGCTGCAAGGCGGTCACCGCCGACGACGCCAGCGGCAACTACATCCACTATGGGGTACGGGAATTCGGCATGACCGCGGTGCAGAACGGCCTGTGTTTGCACGGTGGCCTGCGCCCTTACGGCGGCACCTTCCTGGTGTTCATGGAATACGCCCGCAATGCGGTGCGCATGGCGGCGCTGATGCACCAGCCCAACATTCTGGTCTACACCCACGACTCCATCGGCCTGGGGGAAGATGGCCCCACCCACCAGCCCATCGAACAGATTGCCAACCTGCGTCTGACCCCGAACATGCGCACCTGGCGCCCCTGTGACACGGTGGAATCGGCGGTGTCCTGGAAGAAAGCCATCCTCCGTCAGGACGGCCCCTCTTCCCTGATTTTCTCCCGCCAGGGCCTGCCCTGCATGGAGCGTGGCAGCGAGCAGCTGGCCGAGATCGAAAAGGGCGGCTACACCCTGCTGCAGACCGGTGAAGGCACTCCGGACGCGATTATCATCGCCACCGGTTCCGAAGTGGAGCTGGCGGTCAATGCGGCCAAGGCTCTGAGCGGCAAGAATATTCGCGTGGTGTCCATGCCCTGCGTGGAAGAATTCCTGGCCCAGGATGCGGCGTACCAGGAAAGCGTACTGCCGTCGTCCGTGCGTGCCCGCGTAGCCGTGGAAGCCGCCATCGCCGACTACTGGTACCGCTTCGTGGGTCTGGACGGCAAGGTCATCGGCATGACCAGCTTCGGCGCCTCCGCCCCGGCCGGAGACCTGTTCAAGCACTTCGGCATCACTGCCGAAGCGGTACAGGAAGCGGTGGAGTCGTTGCTTTAA
- a CDS encoding alpha/beta hydrolase, with translation MENPFDRDHIQQHWKPLNWEAFDPLEASSQQYIAYYGLNFAERLPSLEHGFGYFEADGHQISVHAWRPQNPRGTVLVCHGYFDHVGLYRHVIGHVLELGYAVLAYDLPGHGLSSGPQAVIEDFLTYRNVLEQCLSLAANHFPRPWHVIAQSTGGAIVMDYLASRGEGDDNPFEQVILLAPLVRPFKWNTGRWLHTAISPFTKSIKRVFSINSNDPDFLDFLENKDPLQSRRVSAVWVGALKKWLPGFEKASRIHVSPVVIQGDLDETVDWRYNLDVIRSKFSEPRIHLLPGARHQLANEHEEFRQKIFAIIDEYLA, from the coding sequence ATGGAAAACCCTTTCGACCGAGACCATATCCAGCAGCACTGGAAGCCCCTGAACTGGGAAGCCTTTGACCCTCTGGAGGCGTCCAGCCAGCAGTACATTGCCTACTACGGACTGAACTTTGCTGAGCGGCTGCCCAGTCTGGAGCATGGTTTCGGCTATTTTGAGGCCGATGGCCACCAGATCTCGGTACATGCGTGGCGACCACAGAACCCCCGCGGCACCGTGCTGGTCTGCCATGGTTACTTTGATCATGTGGGCCTGTACCGGCACGTGATTGGCCATGTGCTGGAGCTGGGCTATGCGGTCCTGGCGTATGACTTGCCCGGGCACGGACTCAGCTCCGGTCCCCAGGCGGTGATCGAAGATTTCCTCACCTACCGCAACGTGCTGGAGCAGTGCCTGAGTCTGGCAGCCAATCATTTCCCCCGCCCCTGGCATGTGATCGCGCAGAGTACCGGTGGTGCCATCGTGATGGATTATCTGGCGAGCCGCGGAGAGGGAGACGACAACCCCTTTGAGCAGGTCATCCTGTTGGCACCACTGGTGCGTCCCTTTAAATGGAATACCGGTCGCTGGTTGCACACTGCGATCAGCCCCTTTACGAAAAGCATCAAGCGGGTATTCAGTATCAACTCCAACGACCCGGACTTTCTCGATTTTCTCGAGAACAAGGATCCGCTGCAGTCACGGCGGGTGTCAGCGGTCTGGGTGGGGGCGCTGAAAAAATGGCTGCCGGGTTTTGAAAAAGCATCACGTATTCATGTTTCTCCCGTGGTCATTCAGGGTGACCTGGATGAAACGGTGGACTGGCGCTACAACCTGGATGTGATTCGAAGCAAATTCAGTGAGCCGCGTATTCACCTCCTGCCCGGCGCACGCCATCAACTGGCCAATGAGCATGAGGAATTCCGACAGAAAATTTTCGCGATTATTGATGAGTATCTCGCCTGA
- a CDS encoding flavin reductase: MLLDMVSVERVFHGLGNVSTVYSRRLLIIRTIPPSRKDNTGTTSAPLVIGIHHRRPNTMHFTSQSLDALPKRTRVNLINSLSGFKSANLVGTRSHEGQENLSIVSSCFHLGADPALMGMIIRPHSVDRHTLEYLQQTGYYTLNHVHQGMIGPAHQTSARYPRDVSEFEATGLTPQYHQKFPAPFVQEARIQLGMKVADIQDIAVNGTVLVIGAIEQVQLPEGIMAEDGYVDVEEAGTVALSGLDSYHLTHRAGRWRYAKPDQPPTRFSD; the protein is encoded by the coding sequence GTGCTGCTGGATATGGTCTCGGTCGAAAGGGTTTTCCATGGCCTGGGCAACGTCTCCACGGTTTACTCACGGCGTCTGCTGATAATACGGACGATACCGCCTTCCCGAAAGGACAACACCGGCACCACATCAGCGCCGCTGGTCATTGGCATCCACCACCGCAGGCCCAACACCATGCATTTCACCAGTCAGTCACTGGACGCCCTTCCCAAACGTACAAGGGTCAATCTGATTAATAGCCTGTCTGGCTTCAAGAGTGCCAACCTGGTGGGCACGCGTAGCCACGAGGGACAGGAGAACCTGAGTATCGTCAGCTCCTGCTTTCATCTGGGTGCAGACCCCGCGCTGATGGGCATGATCATCCGCCCCCACTCGGTGGATCGCCACACCCTGGAGTACCTGCAGCAAACCGGATACTACACCCTCAACCATGTCCATCAGGGGATGATCGGCCCGGCTCACCAGACCTCGGCCCGCTACCCCAGAGACGTCTCCGAATTCGAGGCCACCGGCCTGACCCCGCAGTATCATCAGAAGTTTCCCGCGCCCTTTGTGCAGGAAGCGCGGATACAACTGGGCATGAAGGTGGCAGATATCCAGGATATTGCGGTGAACGGCACCGTGCTGGTCATTGGCGCCATCGAACAAGTTCAGCTGCCTGAGGGCATCATGGCCGAGGATGGTTATGTAGATGTGGAAGAGGCGGGCACGGTGGCACTGTCCGGGCTGGACAGTTATCACCTCACCCACCGGGCAGGCCGCTGGCGTTATGCCAAACCGGATCAGCCCCCAACCCGATTCAGTGACTGA
- a CDS encoding META domain-containing protein, producing MKSLLPLTLLFTSLFLVTACNTASDNGDNAMAMPSYEQLAGAPWQVQTLNNKPVGNATVTLVFPEAGKVAGKAACNNFTGSYQADNGQFTLQPGAMTRKACMPPLMELEQQFVTALKGVDTAVLNDLGELVLSGEGVEIKATR from the coding sequence ATGAAATCCCTGCTGCCCCTCACCCTGCTGTTTACCAGCCTGTTCCTGGTAACCGCCTGCAACACAGCCTCCGACAATGGTGACAACGCCATGGCCATGCCATCCTACGAGCAACTTGCCGGCGCCCCCTGGCAGGTACAGACCCTGAACAACAAACCGGTGGGCAATGCCACCGTCACCCTGGTATTCCCGGAAGCGGGCAAGGTGGCCGGCAAGGCGGCCTGCAACAACTTCACCGGCAGCTACCAGGCTGACAACGGCCAATTCACCCTCCAGCCTGGCGCCATGACCCGCAAGGCCTGCATGCCCCCGCTGATGGAACTGGAGCAACAGTTTGTGACCGCGCTGAAAGGCGTGGATACCGCCGTACTGAATGATCTGGGCGAGCTGGTGCTGAGCGGTGAAGGGGTAGAGATCAAGGCGACGCGGTAG
- the ilvA gene encoding threonine ammonia-lyase, biosynthetic, with amino-acid sequence MLDKYVKRILQSRVYDVAVETPIHAAPLISKRIGNRVLLKREDLQPVFSFKLRGAYNKLCQLSREQLDRGVICASAGNHAQGMALAATSMGVKATIVMPRTTPDIKVNSVRNHGGKAVLHGDSFDEALSHARKLEAEGGLTFVHPYDDPDVIAGQGTVGMEILRQQSRDLDAIFIPVGGGGLAAGVAAYVKYVRPDVKIIAVEPEDAACLKAAMEKKRRVTLKEVGLFADGVAVKQIGKETYKILKDHVDEVITATTDEICAAIKDSFEDTRAICEPAGALALAGMKNWVARHGVKDQTLVAIQSGANVNFDRLRHVSERAELGEQREALLGVTISEKPGAFRAFCQALGRRGITEFNYRYSDDRQANIFVGIQLKPGGKALQALMQELTDKGYPVVDMSGNEMAKLHIRHLVGGHTSRQDLHERLFRVQFPERPGALMAFLQSLGGKWNISLFHYRNHGAAYGRVLVGFQVEEGKGGQLLADLRKVPYPMVEESDNPAYRLFLN; translated from the coding sequence ATGCTGGACAAATACGTCAAACGGATACTGCAATCCCGCGTGTACGACGTGGCGGTGGAAACACCCATTCATGCAGCGCCGTTGATTTCCAAGCGAATTGGCAACCGGGTTTTGCTCAAGCGTGAGGATCTGCAGCCAGTGTTTTCCTTCAAGCTGCGTGGTGCCTATAACAAGTTGTGCCAGCTGAGCCGCGAACAACTGGACCGTGGGGTCATCTGTGCCTCGGCAGGCAACCACGCGCAGGGGATGGCGCTGGCGGCCACCTCCATGGGAGTGAAAGCCACCATCGTGATGCCGCGGACCACACCGGACATCAAGGTCAACTCGGTGCGAAACCACGGTGGTAAAGCAGTGCTCCATGGTGACAGCTTTGATGAAGCCCTGTCCCATGCCCGCAAGCTGGAAGCCGAAGGCGGCCTGACTTTTGTGCATCCCTATGACGATCCGGATGTGATCGCCGGGCAGGGCACTGTGGGTATGGAAATCCTCCGCCAACAGAGTCGTGATCTGGATGCGATCTTCATCCCGGTGGGCGGGGGTGGTCTGGCGGCAGGTGTGGCGGCGTATGTGAAATACGTGCGCCCGGACGTGAAGATCATCGCTGTGGAACCGGAAGATGCGGCATGCCTGAAAGCGGCCATGGAGAAGAAGCGCCGGGTAACGCTGAAGGAAGTGGGTCTGTTTGCTGACGGCGTGGCCGTGAAGCAGATCGGCAAGGAAACCTACAAGATTCTCAAAGACCATGTGGATGAAGTGATTACCGCCACCACGGATGAAATCTGTGCGGCCATCAAGGACTCCTTCGAGGACACGCGCGCCATCTGTGAGCCAGCGGGGGCGCTTGCCCTGGCGGGCATGAAAAACTGGGTGGCCAGGCATGGGGTGAAAGACCAGACCCTGGTGGCGATCCAGAGTGGGGCCAATGTGAATTTCGATCGCCTGCGCCATGTGTCCGAACGTGCCGAGCTGGGCGAGCAGCGTGAGGCTCTGCTGGGTGTCACCATTAGTGAGAAGCCGGGCGCCTTTCGGGCATTCTGTCAGGCCCTGGGGCGCCGAGGTATTACCGAATTCAACTACCGCTACAGTGATGACCGCCAGGCCAACATCTTTGTGGGGATTCAGCTCAAGCCCGGGGGCAAGGCATTGCAGGCCCTGATGCAGGAGCTGACCGACAAGGGCTACCCCGTGGTGGACATGAGTGGCAATGAAATGGCCAAACTTCACATCCGCCATCTGGTGGGGGGGCATACCTCCCGGCAGGACCTGCATGAGCGTCTGTTTCGGGTGCAATTCCCGGAGCGCCCCGGTGCCTTGATGGCCTTCCTGCAGTCGCTGGGCGGAAAGTGGAATATCAGCCTGTTCCACTATCGCAACCACGGCGCCGCCTATGGTCGGGTGCTGGTGGGTTTCCAGGTGGAAGAGGGCAAAGGCGGCCAGTTACTGGCTGATCTCAGGAAAGTGCCCTATCCCATGGTGGAAGAAAGCGATAACCCCGCGTACCGGCTGTTCCTGAACTAG
- a CDS encoding phosphoglycerate kinase gives MNFKRMTDLDLAGKRVLIREDLNVPVKDGKVTSDARIRASLPTIEHALKAGAKVMLMSHLGRPTEGEYADEFSLQPVADHLGGLLGREVPLVKDWLDGVDVEDGQVVLCENVRFNKGEKKDDEALSQKMAALCDIYVMDAFGTAHRAQASTHGVGKFAPVACAGPLLANELDALGKALQNPEKPLVAIVGGSKVSTKLEVLEALSDKVDQLVVGGGIANTFLAAAGHPVGKSLYEEDLIPAAKKIAEKVHIPIPVDVVTAREFAESAEAVTKKVEDVAEDDMILDVGPQTAHIVAALMKEAKTIIWNGPVGVFEFDQFGEGTREMAEAIADSDAFSIAGGGDTLAAVDKYGISDKISYISTGGGAFLEFVEGKVLPAVAMLEARAKD, from the coding sequence ATGAACTTCAAACGCATGACCGACCTGGATCTGGCAGGCAAGCGCGTTCTGATCCGTGAAGACCTGAACGTGCCGGTGAAGGACGGCAAGGTCACCAGCGATGCGCGTATCCGCGCCTCCCTGCCCACCATCGAGCATGCGCTCAAGGCTGGCGCCAAGGTAATGCTGATGTCCCATCTGGGTCGCCCCACCGAAGGCGAATATGCAGACGAATTTTCCCTGCAGCCAGTGGCGGATCATCTGGGAGGGCTGCTGGGCCGTGAGGTGCCGCTGGTGAAGGACTGGCTGGACGGCGTCGATGTGGAAGACGGTCAGGTGGTGTTGTGCGAGAACGTTCGTTTCAACAAGGGCGAAAAGAAAGACGATGAAGCCCTGTCACAAAAAATGGCCGCGCTGTGTGATATCTATGTAATGGATGCCTTTGGCACCGCGCACCGTGCCCAGGCGTCCACCCACGGGGTAGGCAAGTTTGCGCCGGTAGCCTGTGCCGGCCCGTTGTTGGCCAACGAGCTGGATGCGCTGGGCAAGGCGCTGCAGAACCCGGAGAAGCCCCTGGTCGCCATCGTGGGGGGCTCCAAGGTGTCTACCAAACTGGAGGTGCTGGAAGCGCTGTCCGACAAGGTAGACCAGCTGGTGGTGGGCGGCGGTATTGCCAACACTTTCCTGGCGGCGGCCGGTCATCCGGTGGGCAAATCCCTGTATGAGGAAGACCTGATTCCGGCGGCGAAGAAGATCGCTGAGAAGGTGCACATCCCGATCCCGGTGGATGTGGTCACTGCCCGGGAGTTTGCCGAATCCGCTGAAGCGGTCACCAAGAAGGTGGAGGATGTGGCAGAGGATGACATGATTCTGGATGTGGGTCCGCAGACTGCGCACATCGTGGCGGCACTGATGAAGGAAGCCAAGACCATCATCTGGAACGGCCCGGTGGGCGTATTCGAATTCGACCAGTTTGGTGAAGGCACCCGGGAAATGGCCGAAGCCATTGCCGATTCCGATGCCTTCTCCATTGCCGGCGGTGGCGACACCCTGGCCGCCGTGGACAAGTACGGCATCAGCGACAAGATCAGCTACATCTCCACCGGTGGCGGTGCCTTCCTGGAATTCGTGGAAGGCAAGGTGTTGCCGGCGGTGGCGATGCTGGAAGCAAGAGCGAAGGATTAA